The Halalkalicoccus tibetensis genome contains the following window.
ACGTCGAACTCCTCGGGCCGGCGGATGAAGTCCATCGACGCGGCGTCGACCAGCAGGCTCTCGACCTCGACGTCGGGGTAGTCCTCGCGGACCTCTTCTACTAACTCGTCCCAGAACACCATGCTGTAGGCCTGGGCGTTCGACTTGGTGATGCTCGTGAGGTGGCCCTCGCGTTCCTGAGCGGCCTCGAATGCCGCCCGGAGGATCGCCTCGGTTCCCTGGCGGGTGAACACCGAGGTCTGGATCGCGATCTCGTGGTCGAAGCCGACGTGTTCGCGCCCGCCGACGTCGGAGTACTCGCCCTCGGTGTTCTCGCGGAAGACGACGAAGTCGACGTCGCCGCCCTCGTAGCCCGCAAGCGGGCTCTCGACGCCCTCGAAGAGGATCGACGGGCGCTCGCAGACCTGCTGGTTGAACTCCTTGCGGATGGGCAGGAGCAGGCCGTGGAGGGTGACGTGGTCGGGGACCTCCGGATGGCCGACGGCACCCAGGAGGATTGCGTCGCTTTTCTCCAGTCGATCGAGCGCGTCGTCGGGCATCATCGCGCCCTCATCGAGGTAGCGGTCGCTGCCCCAGTCGTATTCGGTGAACTCTACCTCGACGCCGTGGCTCTCCGCGACCTCCTCGAACAGCGGCAGGGTCGCCTCGACGACTTCCGGCCCGATCCCGTCGCCGGGGATCGTGGCGATCTCGTAAGACATGTACTCGCATACTCCCGGGGAGAGGATTAAGCCGTTACGGAGTCGGAGCGCGAGGAATCAACCGTTGCGGCGGCCGGCGCGAGGGCGGTCGCCATTCCCGGCGACCGCCCGAGCGGGGCGGGGAAAGGCTGGCGTCCCGAGCGAGCGGTTCTGACCTGAACCGCTCGCAATGCGGCCTGGTGGAAATGAAAAGGGCGAGCGAGGAACGCCAGTTCCGAGCGAGGGCTTTCTTGAGGAAGGTTTTTCAACGGGCCATGCGGTGTACTGCCATGGCAAGCCACACGGCCTACGAGAGCATCAGCGTCGACGTCGAGGACCGGGTCGCCATGATCGAGTTCCACCGCCCTGAGGTGTACAACGCGCTGAACGACGCGGTGATGCTCGACCTCTCCAGGGCCTTCGACGAGATCCAACTCGACAGGGAGATCGACGCGGTCGTCGTCACCGGCGAGGGCGAGGACGCCTTCTCTGCTGGCGCCGACATCACCGAGTACGCCGGCCCTGCGGAGGAACACGCCCACCAGGAGGACCGCCAGGAGCTGTTCTACGAGATGTACCGGAAACCCCTCGAGTGCCACGCGCCCGTGATCGCGAAGGTCAACGGGTACTGTGTGGGTGGCGGGCTGATCTTCGCGATGTTCTGTGACATGCGCGTCGCCGTCGAAGGGGCGAAGTTCGGCGTGCCGACCGCGAACATCGGCCAGATCCCCACCGGAGGATCGAACAAGCGCGCGATCGAGCTCGTCGGGGAGGCGAAGGCGAAGGAGATCGTCTTCACCGCGGGGTTCATCGACGCCGCGGAGGCCGAACGGATCGGCCTGGTCAACCACGCTGTCCCGCGCGAGGAGCTCGATTCGACGGTCGAGGGGATCGTCGAGGGCATCCAGAGTACGGGTCGAAAGGCCGTGAAGAACTCCAAGCGCGCGCTCAACTACGCCGCGGAGGCGCCCGACGCCGAGACCGCCCGCGAGTTCGAGGCCGAGCTCTGGTGGGAGCAGTTCGCCAGCGACGAACGGCGCGAGCTGGTCGACGAGTTCAACGAGGGTGAGTGACCATGGCCGGGAACCGGGGTCCGCTCTCGGGAGTTTCGGTCGTCGAGATGACCGCCCACCGCGCGGGTCCGTTCTGTGGCGCGCTGCTCGCGGACATGGGCGCGGAGGTCGTGAAGATCGAACGCCCCGGCGTCGGCGACCCCGCGCGCTCCCAGGGCGTCGGCCCCGAGGGCAAATCGGGCTACTTCATGGCCAATAATAGAAACAAGAAGTCGGTGACGCTCGATCTCAAGAGCGAGGCGGGCGTCGAGGCCGCCCGGCCCCTGCTGGAGGCGACCGACGTCTTCGTCGAAAATTTTGGATATGGTGTCACCGACAAGCTCGGCATCGGCTACGAGGATCTCCGCGAACGCAATCCCGAGCTCGTCTACGCGAGCATCAAGGGCTATGGCGAGAGCGGGCCGTATAAGGAAAAGCCGGGCCTCGACCTGATCCTCCAGGCCGAGGGCGGGATCATGAGCGTCACCGGGCCCGAGGGCGGCCAGCCCGTGAAGGTCGGGCAGGCGATCGGCGACCTGACGACGGGGATGTTCGCGGCGATGGGCGTGCTCGCCAGGCTCTACGAACGCGAACGCGTCGACGAGAGGAGCGACGAGTTCGTCGGGAAGTTCGACGTCGGGCTGTTCGACTCCATCGTGACGCTCATGAACGAGTACCTGACCGAGTACTCGATGGACGGATCGGTTCCGGGCCCGCAGGGAACGAGCCACCAGACGCTCGTGCCCTACCAGCGCTTCGAGACCTCGAATGGGGCGCTCGTCACGGGCGTCCCGAGCGACGACCGCTGGGACGACTTTGCCGAGCTGCTGGGCCGCGAGGAGCTCCTCGAATACCCGACCAACGACGACCGCCAGGAGCACGCCGAGGAGGTACTGGAGATCATCGAGGCGGAGTTCGAGATGGAGAGCACGGAGCACTGGCTCGACGCGCTCACGGAGTACGGCTTTCCCTGCGGGCCGATCAACGACGTCGAGGGCGTCGTCGAGCACGAACAGACCGCGGCGCGCGACCTGACGATCCCCCACGAGGACCCCGACTGGGGCGAGTGTCTGCTGCCGGGCCACCCGATCGACTTCGCGGGCTACGAGCCCGAGATCCGCGAGCCGGCGCCGCGGCTCGGCGAGCACACCGAGGAGGTCTTCGAGGACGTTGCGGGCGACCAGACGACGCTGGAGGAGTGGACCGCGGGCGGGGCGTTCGGCGACTGATCAGACCAACGCCGCTTCGAGCTTCCTGACCGGATGGGGCGGCTTTTCTCCATACTCGTCGCCGATCTGGCTGCGACACGACGAGCCGGGAGCGACGACGCTTTCTCCAGTGCTCTCCTCGATCTGTCCGAAGAGGATCGAGCCGACCGCCTGGCTCATCGAGTAGTGTTCGGCCTCGTAGCCGAACGAGCCGGCCATCCCACAGCAGCCCGAATCGAGCGGATCGACCCGGTAGCCGGCTCGTCTGAGCACGCCGACGGTGTGGTGGTCCTTCTTGACCGCCTTCTGGTGGCAGTGGCCGTGATACGTGAGCGACTCGTCGAGCGCGCCGAAGCGCATCGCCTCGTCGAGGCGGAACCGATCGACGTACTCCATGACGCCGTAGGTGTTCTCGGCGATCCGCTCGACTGCGTCACCTGAAAGGAGGTCCAGGTAGTCGAGCTGGAACATCACCGCATCCGAGGGCTCGACGACGACCACGTCCCAGCCCGCGTTGACGTCGGGTGCGAGCGCGGTGACGTTGCGGTCGGCCTTCTCCTTCGCGAGGTCGATCAGCCCCTTCGAGTGGGCGGGCCGGCCGCTGCCGGTCACACCTTCGGGAATCCTCACGTGGACGTTCGCGGCTTCGAGCACGCGGATCGCGGCCTTCCCCGCCTTCGTGTTGTTGTGGTCGGTGAACGTATCGGGAAAGAGGAGGACCCTCCGGTCGGCCTCCGTTTCGCTCACCTGCGGGCCGCGTTTCTCGTACCACTCGGTGAGCGTCTCGGGCTCGAAGGCCGGCAGGGTGCGCTCGCGGGCGATCCCCAGCACCTTCTCGGTGACGAGCCCAGAGCCGGGAAGCGAGCTCGCGAGGTTCGAGACCGGCGCGGTCGCGCTCCCGAGGTCCGAGAGCCAGTCGATCCGCGCGAAGACGCGCGATCGGAGGTCGACCCCGTGGCGCTTCAGGTACTCGTGTTCGACCTCGACCTTCATCTTCGCCATGTCGACCTCGGAGGGACAGTCCCGTGCACAGCCCTTACAGCCCACACAGAGGTCCATCACCTCGTGCATGAACTCGACGTCGAACTGCTCTTCCTCAGGGAGGTCGCCGCTCATCGCCTGGCGCAGCATGTTCCCCCGGCCCCGCGTGCTCGTGATCTCCTCCTGGGAGGCCCGATACGTGGGACACATCACGCCGCCCGCGCCGTCCTGGCTGGTGCGACAGCCGCCACAGCCGTGACAGAGCTCGGCCATCCCCTGAAAGCCGTTCTCGTTCTCCCAGTTGAGCTCGGGATCGAAGCCCGCCTCGAACTCGTAGTCGGGCCCGAAGCGGAGGTTCTCGCTCATGTCGAAGTCCCCACAGACGGAGCCCGGATTCAAGAGCCAGTCGGGGTCGAACGCCGTCTTGAGGTCGCGAAAGACCTCCCAGAGGTGCTCGCCGTAGAGCTTCCTGTTCCATTGGGTTCTGGCCCTGCCGTCGCCGTGCTCGCCCGAGACCGACCCGCCGTATTTCACCGCGAGGTCGGTCGCCGCGTCCGAGATCGAGACCATCGTCTCGACACCCTCGGCGGTCTTGGTGTCGATCAGCGGGCGGACGTGCATACAGCCCGGACCGGCGTGAGCGTAGAAGCTCCCGAACGTGTCGTGCTCCTCGAAGACCTCTTGGAAGTCGGCGGTGTACTCCGGGAGGTGTTCGGGCGGGATCGCGACGTCCTCGATGAAGGCGATGTGTTTCTCGTCGCCGGTTCGCGAGAGGAGGATCGGCGTCGAGGCTTTCCGCATCTTCCAGAACTCCTTTCGGGTCTCCTCGTCGTAGGCCTCGTAGCCGTCGAAGGCGATCTCGCCGACCCGATCCTCTAGCAGCCCCTCGACCTTCTCGCGGCGCTCCTCGTCGGAGTCGGCGTAGAACTCGACCAGCAGGAACGTGTCCGTCTCGTCGGGCAGGATCCCGATCACGTCCTTGAACTCGTCGAGCCCGCGCGCGAGGTCGACGAGCACGCCGTCGAGCACCTCGAGGGCGGCGGGCTCGTGTTCGAGGATCGGGCCGACGTCCTCCATCGCCTCGAGTAGGCTGTGGTAGGTGAGCAGTCCGATCGATTTGGTCTCGGGGATCGGCTCCAGGCTCACCTCGGCCTCGGTGACGATGGCGAGGGTGCCCTCGCTGCCGACGAGCAGGCGTGCGAGGTTGACGACGCCCGCTTCGGTACTTCCCTCCCCACTACTCGCGGTTACACCGCTCGTGTCCTCCGAGGCGCGTTGCGCCTCGCTTGCCTCCTCGACCAGCACGTCGAGGTTGTAGCCCGAGACGTTGCGCTTCATGCTCGGGTAGCGCTCGGCGACGGCGTCGCTCTCCTCGTCGATGATCCGCACCACTTCGGCGTAGATTCGCTCGATCAGCTCGCCGTCGGGATCGGACCGCTCGCGGAGCTCGTCAATCCCGATCTCGCCGAAGGTGTGGACCGACCCGTCCGAGAGAACGGCCTCGCACTCCTCGACGTAGGCGTCGGTCTTCCCGTACAGAAGCGAGTGTGCGCCGGTCGTGTTGTTGCCGATCGCACCCCCCAAGGCGCTGCGGTCGGCCGTGGAGGGGTCGGGCGCGAACTTGATCCCCTCGGGTTCGAGCGTGCGGTTGAGCTCGCCCAGCGTGACCCCCGTCTGGGCGCGTGCGCGAATCGCGTCGGGGTCCACGTCGGTGATCCCGTTCATGTACCGCGAGAGGTCGAGCACGACCGCCTCGTTGACCGCCTGGCCCGCGAGGCTCGTGCCGCCGCCCCGCGGGAGCACGGGGATCTCGCGTCCGGCACAGTAGGTCATCACCGCGGCGATGTCCTCCGTCGAGGTCGGGAACACCACGCCGATGGGCGTGACCTCGTAGGCGCTGGCGTCGGTCGCGTACAGCTCCCTGGAGTACTCGTCGAAGCGGACGTCGCCCTCGACGCGCGCCTCGAGATCCGAGACGAGGTCGGGTCGCTCGACGTCGCCGTTCGTGTAGTCGTAGTTCGCTCGGTCGTCGGTCGCGGGGTCGTTTCGGTCGCTCGTAGCCATTGTGAACTGTGTCTCGTTGTGGTCCTCGCCGCGTTCCGTCCGGCGTCCGCTCCGGTGGCGCCGGTCCGATCTCGAACGTGAAGTGGTAACACGCAGGTAAATGTGTTGCGCCCCGCTTCTTCGCCTACGCGTCGGGGATCGCGCCCGCCTCGCGCAGCTCCTCGATCCGCTCCTCGTCGTAGCCCAGCCGATCGAGGATCGCCTCGGTGTCCTCGCCCAGCAGCGGCGGCGCGTCGTCGAACCCGCTGTCGGCACCCTCGAAGTTCAGCGGGTGGTCGAGGCTCGGGATCTCGCCCGCCGCGGAATGCTCGAGCGATCCCACCATCTCGCGGGCCTCGATCTGCTCGCTTTCGAGCGCCTCGCTCACCTCGTAGACCGGGCCGACGGGCAGGCCCGCCCCCTCGGCGAGTTCCTCGACCCACTCGTCGGTGGGTCGCTCGGTCAACGTCTCCGACAGTTCGACCTCTAGCTCGTCCATGTGTTCGACCCGGTCGGCGTTGGAGTCGAACCGCGGATCGTCGAGGAGGTCCTCGCGGCCGATCTCGGTGCAGAACGCCTCCCAGAGCTTCTGGTTGCCGCAGGCGACGTTCAGATATCCGTCACTGGTGGGGTAGCTCTGATACGGCGCGAGCACGGGGTCCTTGGTGCCCATCCTGCTCGTCTCCTCGCCGACGAACGCCTTCGCGGCCTGTTTCGTGAGCCACGGCAGTGCCGCATCCAGCATCCCGAGCTCGACGCGCTCGCCCTCACCTGTTCGCTCGCGCCGGAAGAGAGCGCCCACGATCCCGAAGGCCGCCCACATCGCCGTGATGAGGTCGGTCTGGGGCAGGCCGACCTTCGCCGGGTCGCCCCCCTCCTCGCCGGTGACACTCATGATCCCGCTCATGCCCTGGACGAGCAGGTCGTAGCCCGGCCGGTCGCTCCAGGGGCCGGTCTCGCCGAAGGCGGAGATCGAACAGTAGACGAGCCCGGGGTTCAGCTCCCGGAGGTCGTCGTAGCCGAGCCCGAGCCGTTCGGCGGTGCCGGGACGGAAGTTCTCGACGACGACGTCCGCCTCCTCGATCAGCTCCTTGCAGATCGCGAGCCCCTCCTCGCTCTTGAGGTTGAGCTCGACGCTCCGCTTGTCGTAGTTGACCGTCCAGAAGTAGGGCGATTCGCCCTGTTCTGCGGCCGACCTCCCTGGGCCCTCGTATCCCTCCGTCGAGACGAACGGCGGGCCCGAGTGGCGGCTGTCGTCGCCCAGCTCGGGCCGTTCGACCTTGATCACCTCCGCGCCCTGGTTCGCGAGCATCAGCGTCGCGAAGCCGCCGGTGACGAAGGTCGTGAGATCGACGACGGTGATCCCCTCCAGTATCTGCTCCTGGCTCGTGTTATCGGGTTCCATGATGTAGTGGTTTCCGCTCGCGGTGTTAAACGTTCCCGTCGCTTCTAGGGACTTATTCGAGGTCCGGCCGCGAGAGCTCGGTCTCCTTCGAGGTGATGACCTCGATCAGTGCGGGCGTTCCCTCCTCGGTCTTCTCGATGCCGCGTTCGATGGCCGCACCCAGCTCGTCGGGGTCCTCGACGCGCTCGCCGTAGCAACCCAAGCCGTCCGCGACGTCCGCCCAGTGCCCGCCGAAGGGCGTGTCGTAGGAGGCCATCTCGAAGTTGCTCAGGTGGATCGAGAGGATCGGGATCTCCTCTCGGGCCGCGGTTTCCAGATCGAGGGCGGTCATCCCGATCGCGCCGTCGCCCCAGACGTTGATACAGAGCTTTTCGGAGTGAACGAGCTTCGCGCCCATCGTCAGGCCGAGCCCGTAGCCCAGCTGGGTGGTCTTGCCCCAGCCAATGTACGAGAGGGGCTCGGTCACCTCGAAGAAAGGCGCGAGGAAATCTCGGGGATTGCCCGCGTCGTGGGTGATGACGACCTCCTCCTTGTCGACGATCTCGTCGAGCTCGCGGATCACGCGGTAGGGGTTGATCGGGGTGTCCTCCGAGGTGAGTTTGGGCTCCCAGTCGGCGAGCCATTCTTCCCGAACGTCCTCGATCTCGCTGGCGACGTCGTCGGCCTGCCCGCGGTCCTCGTCGACCCGCTCGCCGAGCGCCTCGACCAGCGCCTCGAGGGTGAGCTTGGCGTCGCCGACCAGCGAGTGCGACGAGACCTCGTCCTTGTCGATGTCCGTGGGGTCGAGCGTCGAGTGGACGATCTCGGGGCCGTCGGGCACCGTCAGCCCGTAGGCGGTGTCGGTGAACGAGCAGCCGATACCGAAGAGCACGTCGGCCTCGCGCATGAAGTGCGAGAGCTGGCCGGGCTCGCTCTTGCTCGCGGCGCCCAGCGAGAGCGGGTGGTCCTCGGGGAACGCGCTCTTTCCATTGAGACTCGTCGCCACGGGGGCTTCGAGGGTCTCGGCGAACTCCACGAGCGAGTCCCACCCCTTCGCGTAGTGGACGCCCTGGCCGGCGAAGATCACCGGGCGCTCGGCCTCGGCGAGGATCTCCGCGGCCGTCTCGACGTCCTCGGGGTCCGGCCCCGAGCGGCGCGCCTTCGAGGGGGTGTACTCGAACTCCCCCTCGAGATCCGTGTAGAAGACGTCCTTGGGGACCTCGACCACGGAGGGCCGGGGTCGACCGTTGCGAGCGTTGCTGAACGCCCGGCGCATCGTCTCGCCGACGGCCTCGGGGTCGGCGAGCTGCTCGCAGGACTTGCTCACCGACTGGTAGCTCACCAGCGAGTTGAACTTCGGGTCCACGTCGGTCTTCGCGAGGTCGTAACCCGCGGGGATCGCGACGATCGGCGCGGACTCGCCGTAGGCCTGGGCGACGGCGCCGATCGAGTTCTCGGTGCCCGGCCCGTGCTGGCAGGCGAACGCGCCGACCTGCTCGCCGGCGGTCAGCCGGCCGACGGCGTCGGCCATGTGGACCGCCGTTCGTTCCTGTCTGGTGATGATCGACCGGATCCCGGCCTCCTCCGCCGAATCCGTGTCGAACAGCGGGTTGCTCGGGAACCCGAACAGGTACTCTACACCCTCCTCTCGTAGCGTCTCCGCGATCGCTTCGTTGACGTCCATGGTTCTTCACCGGTACGGTGACTACCCCATATGCCGTCCGACGATGTGATAAGAGTTACCAATTCTGTCAGTCCGGTGGGGATCCGGCCCGCGGCGCGTTCCGAAACGTTCAACCTGGGTTGTGACACAGTGACGCACATGGCCGAGCCCGACCTCGAACAGCTGTACGTCCACGAATCCGTCGAGAACGTGATCCCCGCGAAGGCGTTCGTCGACGCGTTCTCCGACCTCCCGGTCCCCGCCGAGCTCGTCGGCGACGACGAGGAGTACGACGCGAGCGACGGGGTCGTCACCTACGCCCCCCGCGAGGAGTTCCTCGACGCCGGCTGGGTCCACTGCGCCCGGGCGGGCTACGACGCCTTCGACACCGAGGCCTACGCCGAGGCCGACGTCCCGCTAACCAACAGCTCGGGCATCCACGGCGCGACCGTCGGGGAGGTCGCGATCGGCTGTATGCTCTCGCTGGCGCGCCTGCTGCACGTCTATCGGGACCACCAGAACGAGACCGAGTGGTACACCCCCGAGTACGAGCGCCCCTTCACCGTCGAGAACGAGCGCCTCTGCGTTCTGGGGCTCGGCACCATCGGCGAGGGGATCGCCACGCGCGCCAACGGGCTGGGCATGGACGTCGACGGCGTGCGCCGATCGGACGAGCCCGTCCCCGGCGTCTCCGAGATCTACGACCCCGACGAGCTCCACGAGGCGATCTCGGAGGCCCGGTTCGTCGCGATCACCCTGCCCCACACCGAGGAGACCGACGGCCTGCTCTCGACGGCGGAGTTCGAGGCGATGCGCGAGG
Protein-coding sequences here:
- a CDS encoding enoyl-CoA hydratase/isomerase family protein, with translation MASHTAYESISVDVEDRVAMIEFHRPEVYNALNDAVMLDLSRAFDEIQLDREIDAVVVTGEGEDAFSAGADITEYAGPAEEHAHQEDRQELFYEMYRKPLECHAPVIAKVNGYCVGGGLIFAMFCDMRVAVEGAKFGVPTANIGQIPTGGSNKRAIELVGEAKAKEIVFTAGFIDAAEAERIGLVNHAVPREELDSTVEGIVEGIQSTGRKAVKNSKRALNYAAEAPDAETAREFEAELWWEQFASDERRELVDEFNEGE
- a CDS encoding thiamine pyrophosphate-requiring protein — translated: MDVNEAIAETLREEGVEYLFGFPSNPLFDTDSAEEAGIRSIITRQERTAVHMADAVGRLTAGEQVGAFACQHGPGTENSIGAVAQAYGESAPIVAIPAGYDLAKTDVDPKFNSLVSYQSVSKSCEQLADPEAVGETMRRAFSNARNGRPRPSVVEVPKDVFYTDLEGEFEYTPSKARRSGPDPEDVETAAEILAEAERPVIFAGQGVHYAKGWDSLVEFAETLEAPVATSLNGKSAFPEDHPLSLGAASKSEPGQLSHFMREADVLFGIGCSFTDTAYGLTVPDGPEIVHSTLDPTDIDKDEVSSHSLVGDAKLTLEALVEALGERVDEDRGQADDVASEIEDVREEWLADWEPKLTSEDTPINPYRVIRELDEIVDKEEVVITHDAGNPRDFLAPFFEVTEPLSYIGWGKTTQLGYGLGLTMGAKLVHSEKLCINVWGDGAIGMTALDLETAAREEIPILSIHLSNFEMASYDTPFGGHWADVADGLGCYGERVEDPDELGAAIERGIEKTEEGTPALIEVITSKETELSRPDLE
- a CDS encoding FAD-binding and (Fe-S)-binding domain-containing protein; protein product: MATSDRNDPATDDRANYDYTNGDVERPDLVSDLEARVEGDVRFDEYSRELYATDASAYEVTPIGVVFPTSTEDIAAVMTYCAGREIPVLPRGGGTSLAGQAVNEAVVLDLSRYMNGITDVDPDAIRARAQTGVTLGELNRTLEPEGIKFAPDPSTADRSALGGAIGNNTTGAHSLLYGKTDAYVEECEAVLSDGSVHTFGEIGIDELRERSDPDGELIERIYAEVVRIIDEESDAVAERYPSMKRNVSGYNLDVLVEEASEAQRASEDTSGVTASSGEGSTEAGVVNLARLLVGSEGTLAIVTEAEVSLEPIPETKSIGLLTYHSLLEAMEDVGPILEHEPAALEVLDGVLVDLARGLDEFKDVIGILPDETDTFLLVEFYADSDEERREKVEGLLEDRVGEIAFDGYEAYDEETRKEFWKMRKASTPILLSRTGDEKHIAFIEDVAIPPEHLPEYTADFQEVFEEHDTFGSFYAHAGPGCMHVRPLIDTKTAEGVETMVSISDAATDLAVKYGGSVSGEHGDGRARTQWNRKLYGEHLWEVFRDLKTAFDPDWLLNPGSVCGDFDMSENLRFGPDYEFEAGFDPELNWENENGFQGMAELCHGCGGCRTSQDGAGGVMCPTYRASQEEITSTRGRGNMLRQAMSGDLPEEEQFDVEFMHEVMDLCVGCKGCARDCPSEVDMAKMKVEVEHEYLKRHGVDLRSRVFARIDWLSDLGSATAPVSNLASSLPGSGLVTEKVLGIARERTLPAFEPETLTEWYEKRGPQVSETEADRRVLLFPDTFTDHNNTKAGKAAIRVLEAANVHVRIPEGVTGSGRPAHSKGLIDLAKEKADRNVTALAPDVNAGWDVVVVEPSDAVMFQLDYLDLLSGDAVERIAENTYGVMEYVDRFRLDEAMRFGALDESLTYHGHCHQKAVKKDHHTVGVLRRAGYRVDPLDSGCCGMAGSFGYEAEHYSMSQAVGSILFGQIEESTGESVVAPGSSCRSQIGDEYGEKPPHPVRKLEAALV
- the ddh gene encoding D-2-hydroxyacid dehydrogenase, which gives rise to MAEPDLEQLYVHESVENVIPAKAFVDAFSDLPVPAELVGDDEEYDASDGVVTYAPREEFLDAGWVHCARAGYDAFDTEAYAEADVPLTNSSGIHGATVGEVAIGCMLSLARLLHVYRDHQNETEWYTPEYERPFTVENERLCVLGLGTIGEGIATRANGLGMDVDGVRRSDEPVPGVSEIYDPDELHEAISEARFVAITLPHTEETDGLLSTAEFEAMREDSYLVNVARGPIVDEEALVAAIEDGEIAGAALDVFETEPLLEESPLWEMEEVIVMPHKGSATNRYHLDIAELVSENVERYRAGEELRNRVA
- a CDS encoding CoA transferase; the protein is MAGNRGPLSGVSVVEMTAHRAGPFCGALLADMGAEVVKIERPGVGDPARSQGVGPEGKSGYFMANNRNKKSVTLDLKSEAGVEAARPLLEATDVFVENFGYGVTDKLGIGYEDLRERNPELVYASIKGYGESGPYKEKPGLDLILQAEGGIMSVTGPEGGQPVKVGQAIGDLTTGMFAAMGVLARLYERERVDERSDEFVGKFDVGLFDSIVTLMNEYLTEYSMDGSVPGPQGTSHQTLVPYQRFETSNGALVTGVPSDDRWDDFAELLGREELLEYPTNDDRQEHAEEVLEIIEAEFEMESTEHWLDALTEYGFPCGPINDVEGVVEHEQTAARDLTIPHEDPDWGECLLPGHPIDFAGYEPEIREPAPRLGEHTEEVFEDVAGDQTTLEEWTAGGAFGD
- a CDS encoding CaiB/BaiF CoA-transferase family protein gives rise to the protein MEPDNTSQEQILEGITVVDLTTFVTGGFATLMLANQGAEVIKVERPELGDDSRHSGPPFVSTEGYEGPGRSAAEQGESPYFWTVNYDKRSVELNLKSEEGLAICKELIEEADVVVENFRPGTAERLGLGYDDLRELNPGLVYCSISAFGETGPWSDRPGYDLLVQGMSGIMSVTGEEGGDPAKVGLPQTDLITAMWAAFGIVGALFRRERTGEGERVELGMLDAALPWLTKQAAKAFVGEETSRMGTKDPVLAPYQSYPTSDGYLNVACGNQKLWEAFCTEIGREDLLDDPRFDSNADRVEHMDELEVELSETLTERPTDEWVEELAEGAGLPVGPVYEVSEALESEQIEAREMVGSLEHSAAGEIPSLDHPLNFEGADSGFDDAPPLLGEDTEAILDRLGYDEERIEELREAGAIPDA
- a CDS encoding isocitrate/isopropylmalate dehydrogenase family protein — its product is MSYEIATIPGDGIGPEVVEATLPLFEEVAESHGVEVEFTEYDWGSDRYLDEGAMMPDDALDRLEKSDAILLGAVGHPEVPDHVTLHGLLLPIRKEFNQQVCERPSILFEGVESPLAGYEGGDVDFVVFRENTEGEYSDVGGREHVGFDHEIAIQTSVFTRQGTEAILRAAFEAAQEREGHLTSITKSNAQAYSMVFWDELVEEVREDYPDVEVESLLVDAASMDFIRRPEEFDVVVASNLFGDILTDIGAIVTGSMGLAPSGNVNRSGEYPSMFEPVHGSAPDITGEGVANPIATVLSGAMLFENVGEEGVSEDLWEVVREVLADDSAPTPPDLGGSAGTEEMVDALSERL